One stretch of Calonectris borealis chromosome 5, bCalBor7.hap1.2, whole genome shotgun sequence DNA includes these proteins:
- the LOC142083163 gene encoding uncharacterized protein LOC142083163, whose amino-acid sequence MASSHGVKQNDSAQDPLVYPGWDKGEDYATQPAIMDRIIPSRENNHEKESSTTAVASPDGAHHKDPTQPPLPSDNQPGQGFEGTTHPTDAPGDEVFHRTTASMNKAGDDSPLTVTASSDVLKPEDITQEAWASHIMVTAVASPDGAHHKDPTQPPLPSDNQPGQGSEGTTHPTDAPGDEVFHSTTASMNKAGDDSPLTGTSKDNGSYSFLMPGAK is encoded by the exons ATGGCCTCCAGCCATGGGGTCAAACAGAACGACTCGGCGCAAGACCCATTGGTGTATCCAGGTTGGGACAAGGGAGAGGATTATGCCACACAACCTGCTATAATGGATAGAATTATTCCTTCCAGAGAGAATAATCATGAAAAAGAGTCTTCCACTACAG CTGTTGCCTCTCCTGATGGTGCCCACCACAAAGACCCAACTCAGCCACCTCTGCCTTCAGATAATCAACCAGGACAGGGCTTTGAAGGCACCACGCATCCCACAGACGCCCCTGGGGATGAGGTCTTCCACAGGACCACAGCTAGTATGAACAAAGCTGGTGATGACTCTCCTCTGACAG TCACAGCCTCCAGTGATGTTCTGAAACCAGAAGATATAACCCAGGAAGCGTGGGCATCTCACATCATGGTAACAGCTGTTGCGTCTCCTGATGGTGCCCACCACAAAGACCCGACTCAGCCACCTCTGCCTTCAGATAATCAACCAGGACAGGGCTCTGAAGGCACCACGCATCCCACAGACGCCCCTGGGGATGAGGTCTTCCACAGCACCACAGCTAGTATGAACAAAGCTGGTGATGACTCTCCTCTGACGGGTACCAGTAAGGATAATGGATCATACTCATTTCTCATGCCTGGTGCGAAATGA